The sequence tttccttagGCAAAATCTAATGATGCTAACTAAATTGCTTAAATGTTTTCAGAAAATATGAAGAGGTATGTGCACCACAAGTCGAGGAGTTCTGTTATATCACTGATAATACATATCTCAAGGATGAGgtttgtgtgatttttttttacaggaTTATGATATATGAGAACAAAATCCACTAAATAAAATCATTTCTTTTGGCTCTTATTGCAGGTTCTTGACATGGAATCTGCTGTTTTGAACTACTTGAAGTTTGAAATGTCAGCTCCAACAGTAAAGTGCTTTCTAAGGTTAGTAGCAAAGATGATTGCTTCTTATCATTACAATATATTACTAACCCCTTGAATCTTTAAACTTGACATTTTCAGACGCTTTTCTCGGGCTGCCCAAGGGGTTCATGAGGCTCCGTGTATGCAGTTAGAATGTATGGCCAGCTACATTGCGGAACTGTCGCTTTTGGAGTACACAATGCTCTCTCATCCTCCTTCACTTGTTGCTGCTTCTGCAATTTTCTTGGCCAAGTATACTCTAGACCCAACAAGAAGACCGTGGGTATGTTAATACTACTTTCTTTGTCTAGACAGTCCCTTTCCTTCTGCGCCATGtagtaaaaaaatgttttgtttcttttggtgAATCAGAATTCGACGTTGCGACACTATACGCAGTATGAAGCGATGGAATTGAGAGGGTGTGTGATGGATCTTCAACGGTTGTGTAGTAACGCTCATGTCTCTACTCTTCCTGCTGTAAGGGACAAGTATAGTCAACACAAATACAAGTTTGTGGCAAAGAAGTTTTGTCCATCAATTATCCCACCAGATTTCTTCAAGAACAGCTTGTATTGATTGATCAGTTTTCAAATTAACTTTGTTCCAATCTTGCGTTGGATTGTCCTTTGTTCTTGGTTAATCTCTTTGTCTcctttttagttgttttttatGATGTAATCTACCATTATAAGTAAAGGCATCATCATAAATTAGAGATCTGACTTTGTTCAACTTCCTCCTCATTCCCACACCCCCACAAAAGAATCTGAGCTTATTGGACCAAACCCAAATAGATCCAAAAACCAACATAACGGCTCATTTCAATAAATTATAACCAAACCGGATTAAACCACTACGAGTGAGACCGGTTTGAGCATTTCCACAATTGACTGAAAAAGCCACAAGAATCAGGGTTTAAGAAGAAGAATCACAAACCCATGAAGATGCATAAATTCGAAAATCACATAGTGGCCCATTAAAGATAACATAAATTCGAACTAAACCGGACTAAACCACTACGATTGAAACCGGTTTGAGCATTTCCAGAATTGACTGAAGAAGCCATAAGAATCAGGGTTTAAGAAGAAGAATGGACTCAGAGCACCAAACCATGGAAACGTTCCTCCGATGGGCAGCAGAGCTCGGCGTTTCAGATTCCACCGATCCTTCTCGATCTGACGATTCATGTCTCGGCCGTACCCTCTCCGTCGCCGACTTCCCTCTCGCCGGCGGGTGCGttagaaacaaaatcaaatctcTGATCATTTCGAATCCCTAAAATTTTTCTCTTCTCATCGCTCTCTTTCCACGCATTGATCGAACTAGGAGAGGATTGGGAGCTGTTCGTGAGCTCAGGAAAGGAGAATTGGTTCTGAAAGTCCCGAGGAACGCTCTGTTGACTACAGAGTCCATGGTGGCTAAAGATCAGAACTTGAGGGATTCTATCAATCTCCACGCATCGCTCTCTTCGACCCAGGTTCTATTTTCTCTATTTAGTGATGCCCTTTTGAGAAAATCTCATAATTTAAGGATCTTTTAAATTTGCAGATACTGAGTGTTTGCTTGTTGTATGAGATGAGTAAAGGGAAGAGCTCTTTCTGGTACCCTTACTTGGTTCATTTGCCTCGTGACTATGATCTCTTGGCTACATTCGGTGAATTCGAGAAGCAAGCTTTACAAGTTATGTGTTTACTACATTCATGTCGCTTTCTTTACGATTCTACTGTGATTTTGAGTTTTGTGATCATCATGTCTTTAGGTTGAAGATGCTGTGTGGGCTGCTGAGAAGGCTATAGCAAAGTCTCAGTCTGAGTGGAAGGAAGCTGTTACCTTGATGAAGGAGTTAGATCTCAAGCCTAAGTTTCAGAGTCTTCAAGCATGGAACTGGGCTTCTGCAACTGTAAGAAACTACTTCATGTTCAATGATATAACTTCTGCAAACTTACTACAGCGCTAAACACTTTTTTCTCTGTTTGAAGATATCTTCACGGACGTTGCATATTCCATGGGACAGTGCTGGGTGTTTGTGTCCTGTGGGGGATTTGTTTAACTATGATGCTCCTGGAGATGATTCGAATACCTCAGAAGGTTTTGAAACTGTGAATAATGCGGAGGAAGCAGGACATGTTGTTGAGACTCAGTCTGAAAGGCTCACAGATGGTGGATTCGACGGAGATGCTAATGCTTATTGTCTTTATGCAAGAAGGAATTATCAGCTAGGAGAACAGGTACAAGTTCTCAACTACCCTTTGTTACAGCTGTGAAACTAATGGCAGAGGATTGTATTTTGTGGCTGTAGGTTCTTCTATGTTACGGGACTTACACGAATCTGGAGCTTCTTGAGCACTATGGGTTTACGTTAGATGATAATTCAAATGACAAGGTCTTTATTCCTCTAGAAACCAGCCTTTACGCTCTAGCTTCTTCATGGCCTAAAGACTCTTTATACATTCATCAAGACGGCAAACCATCTTTTTCCCTTGTATCCACGTTGAGACTATGGCTGATCCCACAGAGCCAGCGTGACAAGTCAGTTATGCGCCTCGTCTATGCTGGTTCTCAGATATCAGTTAAGAATGAGATTCTGGTCATGAAGTGGGTGTCAGAGAAATGTAGAAGTGTTTTAAGGGAACTCCCAACGTCTATCCTAGAGGATAGAGTGATTTTTCAGGACATTGACAAGCTTCAAGATACTGAATTGCGTCTGGAGCAGAGAGAAGTAGAAGCTTTTGGCAGTGAAGTACGTTCTTTTCTAGAGGCGAATCGTTTGTGGGATTTGATAAATGGGGGATTTTCTGGGAAGATTAACAGGATAATGAGTAAATGGAGATTGTCAGTGCAGTGGAGGCTAAGGTACAAGAGAACTCTTGCTGATTGTATCTCTTATTgtaatgagaaaataaatcatcTCTCAGGTAACCTAGGATAGGATTGGAAATTTGTAACACTAATTTATCAATGCTTAAAAGAGGATTTccgaaaattatttttacattagCAAAGTAAACAAAAATCTACTGTTATATCATGATCAGTTGCAAGTGTGAATCAACAATAGTAAGCTGAAGCCAAACAGATGAGGAGATCTGTGAGGATGAGACCAACAACGTTAAAGACAAACTTTGGAGCAAACAAACCCCAAACCTGCAAGAATAGGAGAGGAATGTTTTAGTCAAAGAAGAATAAAACATGTAGAAAGAAGACTCCATTGCACAACACACAGGAACTAGTTTTAAAAGAATTTGTTCTGTCCATCTGATTTGGTTCTTTCTCTCTACACCCTCCAGCCTCATTATACAATAGCCTAAATACATTTAACTGCATGAGTTATATAACCTTAATGGCCTGATTTGCCATATTTGTTATAAAGCTTTTTGCTTAGAAAATACCAGCTAGCAACTATTGATCCTTGCTTCCCAGACAATAGAATCACTGGCGAGCTACAAGCAGACAATCGAATTCTTCTTTTTCAAACACGTCTCCATCTCCTTCTGGTTCAGTAACGCCGTTTTTACGTGAAATTGTGAATACTGTTATGTGAATGCGACGTCGTTTGCCGCTCAATTTATAAACAACCATTGCTGGTTTTTGAGGTAGTTAAGAACAGTTTAAAGGATAATTAAAATTAACAGCTAAGATATATTGTTCGATTACTGTTTAATCATTTTTTGTTCACTCTATTATGGTTCTCATAGATTTTTATGTAATCCTACTTAGATTTTGTAGCTTGCCTGTTTGCAAAAAGTTATTGTTCTCAATTCAAGCTTAT is a genomic window of Brassica napus cultivar Da-Ae chromosome A2, Da-Ae, whole genome shotgun sequence containing:
- the LOC106354421 gene encoding protein SET DOMAIN GROUP 40-like is translated as MDSEHQTMETFLRWAAELGVSDSTDPSRSDDSCLGRTLSVADFPLAGGRGLGAVRELRKGELVLKVPRNALLTTESMVAKDQNLRDSINLHASLSSTQILSVCLLYEMSKGKSSFWYPYLVHLPRDYDLLATFGEFEKQALQVEDAVWAAEKAIAKSQSEWKEAVTLMKELDLKPKFQSLQAWNWASATISSRTLHIPWDSAGCLCPVGDLFNYDAPGDDSNTSEGFETVNNAEEAGHVVETQSERLTDGGFDGDANAYCLYARRNYQLGEQVLLCYGTYTNLELLEHYGFTLDDNSNDKVFIPLETSLYALASSWPKDSLYIHQDGKPSFSLVSTLRLWLIPQSQRDKSVMRLVYAGSQISVKNEILVMKWVSEKCRSVLRELPTSILEDRVIFQDIDKLQDTELRLEQREVEAFGSEVRSFLEANRLWDLINGGFSGKINRIMSKWRLSVQWRLRYKRTLADCISYCNEKINHLSGNLG